A genomic stretch from Deltaproteobacteria bacterium RBG_16_64_85 includes:
- a CDS encoding GTP pyrophosphokinase, whose amino-acid sequence MLRLNDIVERVQAGRPSANIELIHKAYVFTAKVHHGQLRQSGEPYLIHPLNVAFLLAEWNLDEETVVTGLLHDTVEDTVATSSELRELFGDTVSQMVDGVTKISRVVISDVADQKAESLRKMILAMGKDLRVILVKLADRLHNLRTIGHLPPDKQGSVARETQEIYIPIASRLGMSRVKMELEDRCLEVLHPEDYRELARLADERKRDRESHIRGVVELLEKKLSEAGVDATVTGRSKHIAGVFQKMARQGIEFAHVYDFIGFRIIARSIRDCYEALGIVHSLWRPVPGRFKDYVAMPKPNLYQSLHTTVFGPSAELMEIQIRTEEMHAIAEYGVAAHWKYKEGRPVIGKGDQMFLWLRQILELQQEMKDPREFLNTVKVELFPEEVYVFTPRGDVKELPQGATTIDFAYAIHSEVGNHCVGAKVNGKMVPLKTVLKNGDVVEIITHPSHKPSRDWLKIAKTSRALNKIRVYVRQEQQEHSLALGRQILERELRKYALSVNKVLKAKEFEEVLQETRLKTADDYCIALGYGKMSLLPLLRRLVPPEQLEEKVKETRLGALIKRVTTKKPSAVVVKGMDDIFIRLGNCCHPVPGDPIVGFITRGRGVTIHAKDCPKALENDPARAIEVAWEAGSKAVHPVKLKVVCADKPGLLADISRTITASDVDIRRAVVMTTRDQRAICNFEVSVNDAQHLAVLIKSIEKVKNVYSVERGKG is encoded by the coding sequence ATGCTCCGCCTCAATGACATCGTTGAGCGGGTCCAGGCCGGAAGGCCTTCCGCCAACATCGAGCTCATCCACAAAGCCTACGTCTTCACGGCGAAGGTACATCACGGACAGCTGCGCCAGTCGGGGGAACCCTACCTCATCCACCCCCTGAACGTGGCATTCCTCCTTGCCGAATGGAACCTCGACGAGGAGACCGTGGTTACCGGGCTGCTCCACGACACGGTGGAGGACACGGTGGCGACCTCCAGCGAGCTCCGGGAGCTGTTCGGGGACACCGTGTCCCAGATGGTGGACGGCGTCACGAAGATCAGCCGCGTCGTGATCTCCGACGTCGCCGACCAGAAGGCCGAGTCCCTGAGGAAGATGATCCTCGCCATGGGGAAGGACCTCCGGGTCATTCTCGTGAAGCTGGCCGACCGGCTCCACAACCTGAGGACGATCGGCCACCTCCCCCCGGACAAGCAGGGTTCCGTCGCCCGCGAGACCCAGGAGATCTACATCCCCATCGCCAGCCGCCTCGGCATGTCCCGCGTCAAGATGGAGCTCGAGGACCGGTGCCTCGAGGTGCTCCACCCCGAAGACTACCGGGAGCTGGCCCGGCTCGCCGACGAACGGAAGCGCGACCGGGAGAGCCACATCCGGGGCGTCGTCGAGCTGCTGGAAAAGAAACTTTCGGAAGCCGGAGTCGACGCGACGGTGACCGGCCGGTCGAAGCACATCGCGGGCGTTTTCCAGAAGATGGCCCGCCAGGGGATCGAGTTCGCCCACGTCTACGATTTCATCGGGTTCCGCATCATCGCCCGGTCGATTCGGGATTGCTACGAGGCTCTGGGCATCGTGCACAGCCTGTGGAGGCCCGTCCCCGGGCGGTTCAAGGACTACGTCGCGATGCCGAAGCCGAATCTCTACCAGTCCCTGCACACGACGGTGTTCGGGCCGAGCGCGGAGCTGATGGAAATCCAGATCCGGACGGAGGAGATGCACGCCATCGCGGAATACGGCGTGGCGGCCCACTGGAAATACAAGGAGGGGCGCCCGGTGATCGGGAAGGGCGATCAGATGTTCCTCTGGCTGCGACAGATCCTCGAGCTCCAGCAGGAAATGAAGGATCCCCGGGAGTTCCTTAACACGGTCAAGGTAGAGCTCTTTCCGGAGGAGGTCTACGTCTTCACCCCGCGGGGCGACGTAAAGGAGCTGCCGCAGGGCGCGACGACCATCGATTTCGCCTATGCCATCCACTCGGAGGTGGGGAACCACTGCGTGGGGGCGAAAGTGAACGGGAAGATGGTCCCCCTGAAGACCGTTTTGAAGAACGGCGACGTGGTCGAGATCATCACCCATCCTTCCCACAAGCCGAGCAGGGACTGGCTCAAGATCGCAAAGACAAGTCGTGCCCTGAACAAGATCCGCGTTTACGTGCGGCAGGAGCAGCAGGAACATAGCCTCGCCCTCGGGCGCCAGATCCTGGAGCGGGAGCTCCGGAAGTACGCCCTGTCCGTGAACAAGGTCCTCAAGGCCAAGGAGTTCGAGGAGGTCCTCCAGGAAACCCGGCTGAAGACAGCGGACGATTACTGCATCGCGCTGGGTTACGGGAAGATGTCGCTCCTGCCCCTTTTGCGGCGCCTGGTCCCGCCCGAGCAGCTTGAAGAGAAGGTCAAGGAAACCCGGCTGGGGGCGCTGATCAAGCGCGTCACCACCAAAAAGCCGAGTGCGGTCGTCGTGAAGGGGATGGACGACATCTTCATCCGGCTGGGGAACTGCTGTCACCCGGTGCCCGGGGACCCGATCGTCGGGTTCATCACCCGCGGGAGGGGGGTGACGATCCACGCGAAGGATTGCCCGAAAGCGCTGGAAAACGATCCCGCCCGCGCGATCGAGGTGGCGTGGGAAGCGGGGAGCAAGGCCGTTCACCCGGTCAAGCTGAAGGTGGTGTGCGCCGACAAGCCCGGACTTCTTGCCGATATCTCCCGAACGATCACCGCCAGCGACGTCGACATCCGCCGGGCGGTCGTCATGACCACCCGGGACCAGCGGGCGATCTGCAACTTCGAGGTTTCGGTCAACGACGCGCAGCACCTGGCGGTGCTGATCAAGTCGATCGAGAAGGTGAAGAACGTCTATTCCGTGGAGAGAGGGAAGGGCTAA
- a CDS encoding reactive intermediate/imine deaminase (has endoribonuclease activity on mRNA), with the protein MRETVKTDKAPAAIGPYSQAVRSGGFLFCSGQIPLDPETGKMVEGGIEAQAERVLKNLEAVLAAGGASLTAVVKTTVYLADLGDFPVMNAVYGRFFPGSPPARATVQVAKLPAGALVEIDAIAKAD; encoded by the coding sequence ATGCGAGAGACGGTGAAGACCGACAAGGCTCCGGCGGCCATCGGGCCGTATTCCCAGGCGGTCCGGTCGGGAGGCTTCCTGTTCTGCTCGGGGCAGATCCCCCTGGATCCCGAGACGGGAAAGATGGTGGAAGGAGGGATCGAGGCGCAGGCGGAACGGGTCCTGAAGAATCTCGAGGCGGTGCTTGCGGCAGGGGGCGCGTCTCTCACCGCGGTGGTAAAGACCACCGTCTACCTGGCGGACCTGGGCGACTTTCCCGTGATGAACGCGGTTTACGGAAGGTTTTTCCCGGGAAGCCCGCCGGCCCGGGCCACCGTCCAGGTTGCGAAGCTGCCGGCGGGGGCGCTGGTGGAGATCGACGCGATCGCGAAAGCGGACTGA
- a CDS encoding 50S ribosomal protein L28, translating to MAKCTICGKGPNFGHNVSHANNKTRKVWKPNIKRVKAIQGGTVRHLQVCTQCIKSGRVVKAV from the coding sequence ATGGCCAAGTGTACAATCTGCGGCAAGGGACCCAACTTCGGACACAATGTTTCCCACGCCAACAACAAGACCAGGAAGGTCTGGAAGCCCAACATCAAGCGCGTAAAGGCGATCCAGGGCGGCACCGTGCGGCACCTCCAGGTCTGCACGCAGTGCATCAAGTCCGGGCGAGTCGTCAAAGCCGTCTAA
- a CDS encoding phosphoribosylglycinamide formyltransferase translates to MSDRPVIAVLVSGSGSNLQAIIDASEKREIPCRVGLVISNKADAYGLVRAKKHGIPTEVISHRDFSSREEFDQRLVEILRKSGAALVCLAGFMRVLTPVFVRAFPNRILNIHPALLPSFPGTHGPKQALDYGVRFSGCSVHFLDEGVDTGPIVVQAVVPVYGDDTEETLAARILVQEHRIYPMAIRLFFQGRLKVEGRRVRVEGEPRIPEFFHRNPDA, encoded by the coding sequence ATGAGCGATCGACCGGTCATCGCGGTTCTCGTCTCTGGGAGCGGATCCAACCTGCAGGCCATCATCGACGCGTCGGAGAAGAGAGAGATCCCCTGCCGCGTCGGGCTCGTCATCAGCAACAAGGCGGACGCCTACGGCCTCGTCCGCGCGAAGAAGCACGGCATCCCTACCGAGGTGATCAGCCACCGGGATTTTTCCAGCAGGGAGGAGTTCGACCAGCGGCTCGTGGAGATCCTCCGGAAGAGCGGGGCGGCGCTTGTCTGCCTGGCCGGGTTCATGCGGGTGCTTACGCCGGTGTTCGTCCGCGCGTTCCCGAACCGGATCCTCAACATCCACCCGGCGCTGCTCCCCTCCTTCCCGGGGACGCACGGGCCGAAGCAAGCGCTGGACTACGGCGTCCGTTTCTCCGGGTGCAGCGTCCATTTCCTCGACGAGGGGGTGGACACCGGCCCGATCGTCGTCCAGGCGGTGGTCCCGGTGTACGGCGACGACACGGAGGAGACGCTCGCTGCGCGGATCCTGGTCCAGGAGCACAGGATCTACCCTATGGCGATCCGGCTGTTCTTTCAGGGAAGGCTCAAGGTCGAGGGGAGGCGCGTCCGGGTCGAGGGAGAGCCGAGGATTCCGGAGTTCTTTCACCGGAACCCCGACGCATGA
- a CDS encoding phosphoribosylformylglycinamidine cyclo-ligase, with protein MVRKTITYAAAGVDIREGDRMVFLIRPMVRATHRKEVLGDIGSFAGFFRFPAHRYRDPVLVAGTDGVGTKVKVASMTGNLGTIGIDLVAMCVNDILVHCAEPLFFLDYYATGKLSAKEGAEVVSGIVEGCRQAGCALLGGETAEMPSVYAPGEFDLAGFAVGAVDRREIVDGRTVRPGDVLLGLPSSGLHSNGYSLARKVVFELLKKKVGSSMPEWGATVGEELLRPTRIYVRPVLSLARKVKIRAMAHITGGGITGNVPRTLPVGVAAVIRKGTWPVPPVFGTLVRAARLPEGEAFRTFNMGIGMVLVVRAADADRALRLLRKAGQPASLIGEVQKRRRSAPQVLLTGGKS; from the coding sequence ATCGTGAGAAAAACCATCACCTACGCCGCCGCCGGAGTGGACATCCGCGAAGGGGACCGGATGGTCTTCCTCATCCGGCCGATGGTCCGCGCCACCCACCGGAAGGAGGTCCTGGGCGACATCGGATCGTTCGCCGGGTTCTTCCGCTTCCCGGCGCACCGGTACCGCGATCCCGTGCTCGTGGCTGGGACCGACGGGGTGGGGACGAAGGTCAAGGTCGCTTCCATGACGGGGAATCTCGGCACGATCGGGATCGACCTGGTGGCGATGTGCGTGAACGACATCCTGGTCCATTGCGCCGAGCCTCTGTTCTTTCTCGACTACTACGCAACGGGAAAGTTGTCCGCAAAGGAGGGCGCCGAGGTTGTATCGGGGATCGTGGAGGGCTGCCGGCAGGCCGGGTGCGCCCTTCTCGGCGGCGAAACCGCCGAAATGCCCTCGGTGTACGCCCCCGGGGAGTTCGACCTGGCGGGGTTCGCGGTGGGCGCCGTCGACCGCCGCGAAATCGTCGACGGGCGAACCGTGCGGCCTGGCGACGTCCTCCTGGGGCTTCCCTCCTCGGGGCTGCACAGCAACGGTTATTCGCTGGCGCGCAAGGTCGTATTCGAACTCCTTAAAAAAAAGGTGGGCTCGAGCATGCCCGAGTGGGGAGCGACGGTAGGCGAGGAGCTGCTCCGTCCCACCCGGATCTACGTCCGCCCGGTGCTGTCTCTCGCGAGGAAGGTTAAGATCCGCGCTATGGCGCACATCACCGGGGGCGGGATTACCGGGAACGTCCCGCGGACGCTGCCGGTCGGAGTGGCCGCCGTGATCCGGAAAGGGACGTGGCCGGTGCCGCCGGTGTTCGGGACGCTCGTCCGGGCAGCCAGGCTTCCGGAGGGTGAAGCCTTCCGAACGTTCAACATGGGGATCGGAATGGTTCTCGTCGTGAGAGCTGCGGACGCCGATCGGGCCCTCCGTCTCCTCCGGAAGGCCGGTCAGCCGGCCAGTCTCATCGGGGAAGTGCAAAAAAGGCGCAGAAGCGCCCCGCAAGTGCTGCTGACGGGAGGAAAATCATGA
- a CDS encoding multidrug ABC transporter substrate-binding protein has product MNLYAASKVAYRSLRANKMRSILTMLGMIIGVAAVIAMVAIGAGANERISAQIASVGSNLILILPGSTTSGGLRSGFGGVPTLTMGDAKAIGKELPAVRLSTPSVRSTAQVVYGNQNWSTIIQGVTPEFFQIRDWMLTAGRYFTGADVEASSKVAVLGQTVAGNLFGEESPIGKVIRIKRVPFTIVGLLERKGQSPQGQDQDDIIIVPVTTAQKKLFGSAHIGTVGVILTQAVDGESVKEAENQINELLRQRHRIGPGQENDFSVRNLSEMLAVAEASTRIMSLLLGAIASVSLLVGGIGIMNIMLVSVTERTREIGIRMAVGAREKDILLQFLIEALVLAVTGGAIGILVGVGGSSLISLFAKWSTLISPGAVFLAFGFSAAVGIFFGFYPARKASRLDPIEALRHE; this is encoded by the coding sequence ATGAATCTCTACGCCGCGTCCAAGGTCGCCTACCGTTCGCTCCGGGCGAACAAGATGCGCTCCATCCTCACGATGCTGGGGATGATCATCGGCGTCGCGGCGGTGATCGCCATGGTGGCGATCGGCGCCGGCGCCAACGAGCGGATCTCCGCGCAGATCGCCTCCGTCGGCTCCAACCTGATCCTCATCCTTCCCGGGAGCACGACGTCGGGAGGCTTGCGGTCGGGGTTCGGCGGAGTCCCCACCCTGACGATGGGAGACGCCAAGGCCATCGGAAAGGAACTGCCGGCGGTGCGCCTGTCCACCCCGTCGGTCCGCTCCACCGCCCAGGTCGTCTACGGGAACCAGAACTGGAGCACGATCATCCAGGGGGTGACCCCGGAGTTCTTTCAGATCCGCGACTGGATGCTGACCGCCGGACGGTACTTCACCGGCGCGGACGTGGAGGCCTCGTCCAAGGTCGCGGTGCTGGGGCAGACCGTCGCGGGCAATCTCTTCGGAGAGGAGAGCCCGATCGGAAAGGTCATCCGCATCAAGCGGGTGCCGTTTACGATCGTCGGGCTCTTGGAGCGAAAGGGGCAGTCGCCGCAGGGGCAGGACCAGGACGACATCATCATCGTTCCGGTGACCACCGCCCAGAAGAAACTCTTCGGCAGCGCCCACATCGGAACGGTGGGGGTCATTCTCACCCAGGCCGTCGACGGGGAGTCTGTCAAAGAAGCCGAGAACCAGATCAACGAACTGCTCCGGCAGCGGCACCGGATCGGGCCGGGGCAGGAGAACGACTTTTCCGTGCGCAATCTTTCGGAGATGCTCGCCGTGGCGGAAGCCTCCACTCGAATCATGAGCCTCCTGCTCGGCGCCATCGCCTCCGTCTCGCTCCTCGTGGGAGGGATCGGCATCATGAACATCATGCTCGTCTCCGTCACCGAGCGAACGCGCGAAATCGGAATCCGGATGGCGGTCGGGGCCAGGGAGAAGGACATCCTTCTGCAGTTCCTGATCGAGGCGCTGGTCCTGGCGGTGACGGGGGGCGCCATCGGCATCCTGGTGGGAGTGGGAGGATCCTCGCTGATTTCCCTGTTTGCGAAATGGTCGACGCTGATCTCGCCCGGCGCCGTCTTTCTCGCCTTCGGTTTTTCCGCCGCCGTCGGGATCTTTTTCGGTTTCTACCCGGCCCGCAAGGCGTCTCGCCTGGACCCCATCGAGGCGCTCCGGCACGAATAG
- a CDS encoding macrolide ABC transporter ATP-binding protein: MPAIEIENLCKTYRLGEVNVEALRDVTLTIERGEFIAVMGPSGSGKSTLMNLLGCLDRPTSGTYRLDGDDVGILPRDALAGIRRKKIGFVFQGFNLLSRMTALENVELPMIYENIASSVRRARALEALRSVGLLDRERHLPNQMSGGEQQRVAIARAIVNTPSLLLADEPTGNLDSATSIEIMRIFQGLADERGITLVLVTHETDIARYSKRIVRFRDGRIIADDPVRTP; encoded by the coding sequence ATTCCCGCGATCGAAATCGAAAACCTTTGCAAGACGTACCGGCTGGGCGAGGTGAACGTGGAAGCCCTGCGGGACGTCACTCTCACCATCGAACGGGGGGAGTTCATCGCCGTCATGGGCCCATCCGGATCCGGGAAATCGACGCTCATGAACCTCCTGGGGTGCCTGGACCGGCCCACCAGCGGAACGTACCGCCTGGACGGCGACGACGTCGGAATCCTCCCCAGGGACGCCCTGGCCGGCATCCGGAGGAAGAAGATCGGGTTCGTTTTCCAGGGATTCAATCTGCTTTCCCGGATGACCGCGCTGGAGAACGTCGAACTCCCCATGATCTACGAGAACATCGCTTCTTCCGTACGCAGGGCGCGCGCACTGGAGGCCCTCCGCTCCGTCGGTCTCCTGGACCGGGAGCGCCACCTCCCCAACCAGATGTCCGGAGGGGAGCAGCAGCGAGTGGCCATCGCGCGGGCCATCGTCAACACCCCTTCCCTTCTGCTTGCCGATGAGCCGACCGGTAACCTCGACTCGGCCACCAGCATCGAAATCATGCGGATCTTCCAGGGACTTGCCGACGAACGGGGGATCACGCTGGTGCTGGTGACTCACGAAACCGACATCGCACGGTATTCCAAACGGATCGTGCGGTTCCGCGACGGCCGCATCATCGCGGACGACCCCGTCCGTACGCCATGA
- a CDS encoding efflux transporter periplasmic adaptor subunit, translating into MKRILIAALVVAVLGAAGYFYFAGSNGKAPPYRTVKVEKGEISDTVSATGNINAVTTVQVGSQVSGTIQQIYADFNSRVRKGEVIAKIDPQIFEASVVQARGSVANATAVVEKAKIVTADALRTLRRNQELIKDGYVAQADVDAAETAYDSAASQQKSAEAQLDQTRGALSVAETNLRYTTIVSPVDGIVISRNVDVGQTVAASFQTPTLFTIAQDLTKMQIDTNVDESDIGRTKAGQEATFTVDAYPGKSFAGTVIQVRNSPIVTQNVVTYDVVIQVDNKDLSLKPGMTANVSIRIRDFKDVLKIPNAALRYRPSTEKKKTEGEKEPAGARVYVVGKDGKPEAVRVKTGTSDGTFTQLVDGNLKAGDALIVAEIRKNQGATGGGSPPGMGGFR; encoded by the coding sequence ATGAAGCGTATCCTCATCGCCGCCCTCGTGGTCGCAGTGCTCGGCGCTGCAGGTTATTTCTACTTCGCGGGAAGCAATGGAAAGGCTCCCCCGTACCGGACCGTGAAGGTGGAGAAGGGAGAAATCTCCGACACCGTTTCCGCGACGGGGAACATCAATGCCGTGACCACCGTGCAGGTGGGGAGCCAGGTGTCGGGGACGATCCAGCAAATCTACGCGGATTTCAACTCCCGCGTGCGAAAGGGGGAGGTGATCGCGAAGATCGACCCCCAGATCTTCGAAGCGTCGGTCGTCCAGGCCAGGGGGAGCGTGGCGAACGCAACCGCCGTGGTGGAGAAGGCGAAGATCGTCACGGCGGATGCCTTGCGGACCTTGAGGCGGAACCAGGAGCTCATCAAGGACGGGTACGTGGCACAGGCGGACGTCGACGCTGCGGAGACGGCGTACGATTCCGCGGCGTCGCAGCAGAAAAGCGCGGAGGCCCAGCTCGATCAGACCAGGGGGGCGCTCTCCGTCGCGGAAACGAACCTCCGATACACGACGATCGTCTCCCCGGTCGACGGGATCGTGATCTCCCGGAACGTGGACGTCGGCCAGACGGTGGCGGCCAGCTTCCAGACCCCGACTCTCTTCACCATCGCGCAGGACTTGACGAAGATGCAGATCGACACCAACGTCGACGAGTCCGACATCGGCAGGACGAAGGCCGGGCAGGAGGCCACTTTCACCGTGGACGCGTATCCCGGGAAGTCCTTCGCCGGCACGGTCATCCAGGTACGGAACTCGCCGATCGTGACGCAGAACGTCGTGACGTACGACGTCGTCATCCAGGTGGACAACAAGGACCTCTCGCTCAAGCCCGGGATGACCGCCAACGTGTCGATCCGGATCCGGGACTTCAAGGACGTTTTGAAGATCCCCAACGCCGCCCTTCGGTACCGGCCTTCCACGGAGAAGAAAAAAACCGAGGGGGAAAAGGAGCCTGCGGGGGCACGCGTCTACGTCGTCGGCAAGGACGGGAAGCCCGAGGCGGTCCGTGTAAAGACCGGGACCAGCGACGGGACATTTACCCAGCTCGTGGACGGGAACCTGAAGGCGGGAGACGCCCTCATCGTCGCAGAAATCCGGAAGAACCAGGGTGCGACAGGGGGAGGAAGTCCGCCAGGGATGGGGGGCTTCCGGTAA